A genome region from Maridesulfovibrio salexigens DSM 2638 includes the following:
- a CDS encoding phosphotransacetylase family protein encodes MVSIYIGSTTGYSGKNLLAMSLGLKFRNSGFNVGYMKPVGAVPHMDGDTPGDADAAFIQQVLGLEQDPAKVTPVLVTRDFTIKAFSEDMGDLMPSIVESYEELSSDKDVMILGGSGSYLSSGTYCGVSGPDVSRALGAKTILVDRYSSELHYDYVLRVQKELGDDFLGVVFNDVPEHYMDELTSLIVPFLEKKGVKVLGIIPRDPLMGAIKVSDLAERLFGKIISAHTKADRVVENFLIGTMQVENFITHFRRHKNSAVIVGGDRADVQLVALEGNCPCLILTGNLYPNDIILTRSEVLEIPVIVVRDDTYAVAKKMEAIQESYKLRDMIKINHGAGLVNSELDYDYIFDELDL; translated from the coding sequence ATGGTAAGTATATATATAGGTTCCACTACCGGATATTCCGGCAAGAACCTTCTGGCCATGTCGCTGGGTCTTAAATTCCGCAACAGCGGATTTAATGTAGGTTACATGAAGCCTGTTGGGGCTGTTCCCCATATGGATGGTGATACCCCCGGCGATGCAGATGCGGCGTTTATCCAGCAGGTGCTCGGGCTGGAGCAGGACCCGGCAAAGGTTACTCCTGTTCTGGTTACCCGTGATTTTACCATCAAGGCTTTTTCTGAAGATATGGGCGATCTGATGCCTTCTATCGTGGAATCTTACGAAGAACTCAGCAGCGACAAGGATGTTATGATCCTTGGAGGCTCCGGCAGCTATCTCAGCTCCGGCACCTACTGCGGGGTAAGCGGACCTGATGTTTCCCGTGCCCTCGGCGCAAAGACCATTCTGGTGGACCGCTACAGCAGTGAGCTTCATTACGATTACGTGCTCCGTGTCCAGAAGGAATTGGGGGACGATTTCCTTGGAGTTGTTTTTAACGACGTTCCTGAACATTACATGGATGAACTGACCTCACTAATCGTTCCTTTTCTGGAAAAGAAAGGGGTGAAGGTGCTGGGCATCATTCCCCGTGACCCGCTCATGGGTGCCATCAAGGTAAGTGACCTTGCCGAAAGGCTTTTCGGGAAGATCATTTCTGCTCACACCAAGGCGGACCGTGTAGTTGAGAATTTCCTTATCGGTACCATGCAGGTTGAGAACTTTATCACCCATTTCAGGCGACATAAAAATTCTGCTGTTATTGTCGGTGGTGACAGGGCGGATGTTCAACTGGTAGCCCTTGAAGGTAACTGTCCATGTCTTATCCTGACCGGTAATCTCTATCCCAATGATATCATTCTGACACGTTCGGAAGTTCTTGAAATTCCTGTTATTGTTGTGCGTGACGACACTTATGCCGTAGCCAAGAAGATGGAAGCCATTCAAGAAAGCTACAAGCTTAGGGACATGATTAAGATCAATCATGGAGCAGGGCTGGTCAATTCCGAGTTAGATTATGACTACATATTTGATGAACTGGACCTATGA
- a CDS encoding acetate--CoA ligase family protein translates to MDSLFTPSSIAVVGASSVSGKIGNTILSNLQSAGYSGQLYPVNPRGGDINGISAYKKISDIGTPVDLAVVAVPRDLVLGIFKELLELGVSSVVVITAGFKEVDHEGWLLEVQLAKLAEEHGVNLLGPNCLGVINSRGGVNASFATGNPLPGSMGFFSQSGALCVAVLDWALGEKVGFSKFISLGNKAVINEASMIEYLGNDPETKVILGYVENIEDGREFMAQAAKVSMKKPILMMKAGTTPAGARAASSHTGAMAGSDQACDAAFRQSGVIRVEKLDELFNLAKAFSVQELPLGPNLGIVTNAGGPGILAADACGESVMRMPTFSPGTIGELQRMLPGYASLYNPVDLLGDADAESYGRAVRIVGHDPAVNSLLVIIAPTVNLDFTEVAKAVVQGMGEVSKPVFCCLMGRKNSAEAREIFAEAGVPVYDFPKQAVRAMDCMHKYAVWKGRPPRTYFTPEHDVDAARAVVDNALRSGRSELVEFQARDIVTAYGLPTPESDLARSGDEAVAIAEQLGYPVVLKIASPEISHKSDVDGVRVGLNCAEEVRAAFWDITARTQRLRPDVFIAGCLVQQMASPQSREVIVGFRRDKQFGPLLMFGLGGVYVEILKDISFRLAPLSVEEAGEMVREIRSYMLLKGVKGGEPVDFEAITDVLIRMSCLADDFPEIYEAEFNPVLVNSDEALVADARMTVVDISADAGNRPDERE, encoded by the coding sequence TTGGATAGTCTGTTCACTCCGTCATCAATCGCCGTTGTCGGCGCTTCATCTGTTTCCGGAAAAATCGGAAACACCATTCTGTCTAACCTGCAGAGTGCCGGGTATAGCGGTCAGCTTTATCCGGTAAACCCTCGAGGCGGCGATATTAACGGTATTTCCGCTTATAAAAAAATTTCTGATATCGGCACTCCTGTTGATTTAGCAGTTGTGGCTGTGCCTCGTGATCTGGTCCTTGGAATATTCAAGGAGTTACTTGAACTCGGAGTCAGTTCTGTTGTGGTAATCACTGCAGGATTCAAGGAAGTGGATCACGAAGGCTGGCTTCTTGAAGTTCAGCTTGCAAAGCTGGCTGAAGAGCATGGTGTCAATCTGCTTGGCCCCAACTGCCTTGGAGTTATCAACTCCAGAGGCGGGGTGAATGCATCTTTTGCCACCGGAAATCCGCTTCCCGGCAGTATGGGGTTTTTCTCGCAGTCCGGTGCGCTTTGCGTAGCTGTTCTTGATTGGGCTCTGGGGGAAAAGGTCGGTTTTTCCAAGTTTATCAGTCTCGGGAATAAAGCTGTTATCAATGAAGCTTCCATGATCGAATATCTCGGTAATGACCCTGAAACAAAGGTTATTCTTGGGTATGTAGAGAACATTGAAGACGGTCGCGAATTCATGGCGCAGGCGGCTAAAGTTTCCATGAAAAAGCCGATACTGATGATGAAGGCCGGTACTACTCCCGCAGGTGCGCGGGCCGCGTCTTCGCATACCGGTGCAATGGCAGGTTCGGATCAGGCTTGTGATGCAGCCTTTCGTCAGTCCGGTGTTATCCGTGTGGAAAAACTTGATGAACTTTTCAACCTTGCTAAGGCTTTTTCAGTTCAGGAATTGCCTTTAGGCCCGAACCTAGGCATTGTGACCAATGCTGGCGGGCCCGGTATTCTGGCTGCTGATGCCTGCGGTGAATCGGTCATGCGCATGCCCACTTTTTCTCCGGGCACTATCGGAGAATTGCAGCGCATGCTTCCGGGATACGCTTCTCTTTACAACCCTGTAGATCTTCTTGGCGATGCAGACGCTGAAAGTTATGGTCGGGCTGTGCGCATTGTGGGGCATGATCCTGCTGTAAACAGTCTGCTGGTGATAATCGCTCCCACTGTGAATCTTGATTTCACAGAGGTTGCCAAGGCTGTTGTTCAGGGAATGGGTGAAGTAAGTAAGCCTGTTTTCTGTTGTCTTATGGGACGCAAGAACAGTGCTGAGGCCCGTGAAATTTTTGCAGAAGCCGGAGTTCCGGTATATGACTTTCCCAAGCAGGCTGTCCGGGCAATGGACTGCATGCATAAATATGCTGTCTGGAAAGGGCGGCCCCCGCGTACATATTTCACCCCGGAACATGATGTGGATGCAGCCCGCGCGGTTGTAGACAATGCATTACGCTCCGGCCGTTCCGAACTGGTGGAATTTCAAGCCCGTGATATTGTTACCGCCTACGGATTGCCGACCCCTGAGTCAGATCTTGCTCGCTCCGGCGATGAAGCTGTGGCAATTGCCGAGCAGCTTGGCTATCCGGTGGTACTCAAGATCGCTTCCCCTGAAATCTCACACAAGTCCGATGTTGACGGTGTCCGTGTCGGCCTTAACTGCGCAGAGGAAGTCAGGGCTGCATTCTGGGATATAACTGCCCGGACCCAACGTTTGCGCCCGGATGTGTTCATTGCCGGTTGTCTTGTGCAGCAGATGGCTTCTCCCCAGTCCCGTGAGGTGATTGTGGGCTTTCGCCGCGACAAGCAATTCGGGCCTTTGCTCATGTTCGGACTGGGCGGTGTTTATGTTGAGATTTTGAAGGATATCTCGTTCCGTCTAGCTCCTCTCTCTGTAGAGGAAGCTGGAGAAATGGTCCGGGAAATCCGTTCCTATATGTTATTGAAAGGAGTCAAAGGGGGCGAGCCCGTTGACTTCGAGGCGATTACTGATGTTTTGATCAGGATGTCATGCCTTGCAGATGATTTTCCTGAAATTTACGAAGCAGAATTTAATCCTGTGCTTGTCAACTCGGACGAGGCTCTGGTTGCCGATGCCCGGATGACTGTTGTCGACATCTCCGCAGATGCGGGCAACCGGCCGGATGAGCGCGAATAA
- a CDS encoding HD-GYP domain-containing protein: MNAMNDSKLIEESFCSITEAIFKILPKNNLPFSLYRMNPSNGRFTPITIPGKAIVSADKQSISDDCERGLIFIKFRDIGTCKPFFMHHLPTVISDISHSVPEHELANLLLEGLKKSAEKIYIDSIKLHFKQFRSTLTSVGELLHEKPDLLWLMIPMLDPQHSLVNKALSNGVIGAAVLLHAREVKPDVQIFIDALFALFLCDIGLSSLPEFVLGKEFCLSLDEQKRIRQHPIGSVEVLSLTSNLSKTSLRAILEHHERMDGSGYPRGVTNENLSWLGKLCGAVDSYVAMTMGRPGKKSMPTVTALKILYSESTQYDPNIIYALEKVTYRD; encoded by the coding sequence ATGAATGCTATGAATGACTCCAAGTTAATTGAAGAAAGCTTTTGTTCCATTACCGAAGCCATCTTCAAAATACTTCCCAAAAATAATCTTCCTTTCAGTTTGTATAGGATGAATCCATCCAATGGAAGATTTACACCCATTACAATCCCCGGAAAAGCCATTGTCTCCGCAGACAAACAATCCATTTCCGATGATTGCGAACGGGGTCTTATTTTTATTAAATTCCGGGACATTGGTACGTGCAAACCATTTTTCATGCACCATCTGCCTACTGTTATTTCCGATATTTCCCATTCCGTTCCCGAGCATGAACTGGCAAACCTGCTTTTAGAAGGGCTGAAAAAGAGTGCTGAAAAAATTTACATTGATTCCATAAAACTGCACTTCAAACAATTTCGCTCCACACTTACCAGCGTAGGAGAGCTGCTTCACGAAAAACCTGATTTGCTTTGGCTGATGATCCCCATGCTTGATCCTCAGCATTCACTGGTCAACAAAGCCCTTTCCAACGGTGTAATAGGAGCAGCAGTCCTGCTGCATGCCCGCGAAGTAAAACCGGATGTCCAAATTTTCATCGATGCGCTTTTCGCTCTTTTTCTCTGTGACATAGGTCTGTCCAGCCTGCCAGAATTCGTACTTGGTAAAGAGTTCTGTCTTTCGCTGGACGAACAGAAACGCATCCGCCAACACCCAATCGGATCAGTGGAAGTTCTGAGCTTGACCAGCAACCTGAGCAAGACTTCCCTGCGCGCAATTCTGGAACATCACGAAAGAATGGACGGTTCCGGGTACCCCAGAGGTGTTACCAACGAAAACCTGTCATGGCTTGGAAAGCTATGCGGGGCAGTGGACTCATATGTGGCAATGACTATGGGACGCCCCGGAAAGAAAAGCATGCCCACAGTAACAGCCTTGAAAATTCTGTACAGTGAATCGACTCAATACGACCCGAACATCATCTACGCGCTGGAAAAAGTGACCTATCGCGATTAA